A window of the Podospora bellae-mahoneyi strain CBS 112042 chromosome 6, whole genome shotgun sequence genome harbors these coding sequences:
- a CDS encoding hypothetical protein (EggNog:ENOG503P0X0; COG:S), whose protein sequence is MRRPRVSIVCVQLPAVLPLDRLKFALSLFPRRSSGTVTRFPLFATGSAVPNSLTGLAQSSANPESCKVGVREEDAPAMANLTSTTSIATYTRSTRAPSHLSKPPPSTTLNSIRGTAPAAPPPQHPSASLPVVASPTSISNVSLFLTNLRLLDLDLSPDWPGISPSTFNAKDAGGQKKRIQCVEWALYHLFALYDRDETRNKLLPFFPPNDQVQSLNLRAALLRQLEQAKKNGVLGRDAVVRKTMLDECKGERLEEVLAVFSSVVLKKVVAERQLNSRDPMSPPLAQALALENMGYSGDKTELTVLVLAHRVSLQRILDEKNALRKRFNSFAELLADKERGIARRRRQQQDQDGDDEEGVPEQTRRDVWKTVRNNWTGSERWMETLLHGDSQAQRDGVLSAPFDRVWRRVQSDRLAELDEKEPGLLEQLDDRVRSQRERLERWQGFRQRMFGNTASGSTTRQAGAQERPRGIDLGFRGHETLHIGRASTKKLALSRASDFDHEYEKLISNLKAELDGITPSAPHIPSFFQQAPTAVPPLDLDGVVESESEEISDISDHEPTPIAVRPSPPRRDPIKLEPVFEPVLRKAQSFYHDEIDVNEIPTTPSRHALRRSATIKSNTPSPRRREPTQTPTPTQSPRRRLSSPPKPVLTPTRNTVLPAPQLSPELASSPEELPSPTQEMADQILASVSNASPSPIKRSRHTLSLAERTRLSMARRTSHANLRVSAEDDDLLLDSPAPEPQKQPQPPSITPPSPPTGTNGYEDLVSRTRRSMANFEAVKQKAQIERRRSLRQAKAAPATPQNQGGRPRSAYFSSLEEEGENSYQDEGNTTLLIAEELINEGKEDDYEAVFMSRPKIATSPVGTPVMRGRNWAVSDF, encoded by the coding sequence ATGCGCCGTCCACGTGTGTCCATTGTGTGTGTGCAATTGCCAGCTGTTCTGCCTCTTGACCGCCTGAAGTTTGCCCTGTCTCTCTTTCCCAGACGAAGCTCTGGAACCGTCACTCGTTTTCCTCTGTTTGCGACTGGTTCCGCAGTCCCCAATTCACTGACTGGACTAGCCCAGTCATCAGCGAACCCGGAATCTTGCAAAGTTGGTGTTAGAGAAGAAGATGCTCCAGCCATGGCGAACCTTACTTCGACCACATCCATTGCCACCTACACTCGCTCGACTCGTGCGCCCTCTCATCTTAGCAAACCGCCTCCCTCGACGACCTTGAACTCAATCCGTGGGACTGCCCCAGCTGCCCCGCCGCCCCAGCACCCATCAGCCTCGTTGCCCGTTGTCGCTTCACCgacctccatctccaacgtcTCGCTGTTTCTGACgaacctccgcctcctcgacctAGACCTTTCGCCTGACTGGCCCGGTATCTCTCCCTCGACATTCAACGCCAAAGATGCCGGCGGACAGAAGAAGCGCATCCAATGCGTCGAATGGGCCCTCTACCACCTCTTCGCTCTCTACGACAGGGACGAAACAAGAAACAAATTGCTTCCATTCTTCCCTCCGAACGACCAGGTTCAGTCGCTGAACCTGCGCGCCGCCTTGCTGAGACAATTGGAACAAGCCAAGAAGAATGGGGTCCTGGGAAGAGATGCCGTGGTGCGCAAGACGATGCTGGACGAGTGCAAGGGCGAGAGGCTGGAAGAGGTCTTGGCGGTATTCTCGTCGGTCGTCTTGAAGAAAGTCGTCGCGGAGAGGCAGCTCAACTCGCGCGACCCAATGAGTCCACCACTGGCCCAAGCACTGGCGCTAGAGAATATGGGCTATTCTGGGGACAAGACAGAGCTGACGGTGTTGGTCCTGGCGCATAGGGTCTCTTTGCAAAGAATATTGGATGAAAAGAATGCATTGAGAAAGAGATTCAACAGCTTTGCCGAATTATTGGCAGACAAAGAACGAGGCATTGCACGCAGGCGGAGGCAACAGCAAGACCAagacggcgacgacgaggaaggagTGCCTGAACAGACCAGACGAGATGTATGGAAGACTGTTAGGAACAACTGGACCGGAAGCGAGCGCTGGATGGAGACGCTCCTGCATGGGGACAGCCAGGCCCAGAGAGATGGAGTCTTGTCAGCGCCCTTTGAcagggtttggaggagggttcAATCTGATCGGTTGGCTGAGCTGGACGAAAAAGAGCCTGGGTTGCTGGAACAGCTCGATGACCGTGTTAGAAGCCAGAGGGAGAGGCTGGAAAGGTGGCAGGGCTTCCGCCAGAGGATGTTTGGGAACACCGCATCAGGGTCTACCACACGACAGGCTGGAGCACAGGAACGACCAAGGGGTATTGATCTTGGATTTCGAGGACACGAGACCCTCCATATCGGGCGGGCAAGCACAAAGAAGCTGGCCTTAAGCAGGGCGAGCGATTTCGATCACGAGTACGAGAAGTTGATTTCGAATCTCAAGGCCGAGTTGGATGGCATTACTCCCAGCGCGCCCCACATTCCATCCTTCTTCCAACAAGCGCCCACGGCAGTCCCGCCATTAGATTTGGACGGCGTTGTCGAGTCCGAGAGCGAAGAGATCTCAGACATTAGCGACCATGAGCCAACGCCAATCGCGGTCCGCCCATCACCTCCGCGCCGGGACCCGATCAAGCTCGAGCCGGTGTTTGAGCCGGTTCTTCGAAAGGCACAGTCGTTTTACCACGATGAAATTGACGTGAATGAaatcccaacaacaccctcccgTCACGCTCTCCGCCGGTCAGCCACCATCAAATCGAAtacaccatcaccaagaagacgGGAACCTACCCAGACACCCACACCCACTCAGAGCCCACGAAGGCGTCTCAGTTCACCACCCAAGCCGGTCCTAACCCCAACACGGAATACCGTTTTACCTGCGCCACAACTCTCCCCCGAACTTGCCTCCTCGCCAGAAGAGttgccatctccaacccagGAAATGGCCGACCAAATCCTCGCCTCCGTCAGCaacgcctccccctccccgatcAAGCGAAGCAGGCACACCCTCTCCCTAGCTGAACGAACCCGCCTCTCCATGGCCCGGCGCACCTCCCACGCCAACCTGCGTGTTTCCGCCGAAGACGACGACCTGCTCCTCGACTCCCCGGCCCCCGAACCGCAAaagcaaccccaacctccttctatcacccctccctccccaccgacaGGCACAAACGGCTACGAGGACCTCGTTTCCCGCACCCGCCGCTCCATGGCCAACTTTGAAGCCGTCAAGCAAAAGGCTCAGATTGAGCGGAGGAGATCCCTCCGGCAGGCCAAAGCGGCGCCCGCCACTCCCCAGAATCAGGGAGGAAGACCGAGGAGTGCATATTTTTCTTcgttggaagaggaaggagagaatAGTTATCAGGATGAGGGAAACACCACGCTGTTGATTGCCGAGGAGTTGATTaatgaggggaaggaggatgatTATGAGGCGGTATTTATGAGCAGACCGAAGATTGCGACGAGTCCGGTGGGCACGCCGGTAATGAGGGGAAGAAATTGGGCTGTGAGTGATTTTTAG
- a CDS encoding hypothetical protein (EggNog:ENOG503P6MY; COG:S), with translation MFELPTNSEIAVPSARLQENNSKPLPVLSTSTAAPRISVINCFRPLAQICRTATSSTKPSPLLLNLTQTSHFSTARVLRQEATAATPSPTTITTTTTTSRPKQKILGLASKHNRTPAPRPPPLKVDPLFGPSSSSSTGSLSTSRSSLFNRTVGKKETQVFSAIINRDAKESLSKESSGTLSNLTTALFMTNAGLQTPDIRLRPTSGRTVPVKSNDPARAFKVLNALCRHNNLSNTVREQRFHERPALKRKRKLRERWRARFKDGFVAVIDRTMELRKQGW, from the exons ATGTTTGAG CTACCAACCAATTCGGAGATAGCCGTGCCGAGCGCGCGACTTCAAGAAAATAATTCGAAACCTTTGCCAGTCCTGAGCACCTCAACGGCAGCGCCACGGATATCCGTGATCAATTGC TTCCGCCCACTCGCCCAGATCTGCCGCacggcaacatcatcaaccaaaccatcacccctcctcctcaacctcacccaaacctcccacttctccacCGCCCGAGTGCTCCGTCAAGAAGCCACCGCTGccaccccttcaccaaccaccatcaccaccaccaccactacctcccgccccaaacaaaaaatcctcggcctcgcctcGAAACACAACCGCACCCCCGCCCCTagaccaccccccctcaaagTCGACCCCTTGTTCggtccctcctcttcctcctccaccggctccctctccacctcccgctCCAGCCTCTTTAACCGCACCGTCGGCAAAAAGGAAACCCAAGTCTTctccgccatcatcaaccgcGACGCCAAAGAGTCCCTCAGCAAAGAATCCAGcggcaccctctccaacctgaCCACCGCCTTGTTCATGACAAACGCCGGCCTCCAAACCCCCGACATTCGTCTCCGCCCTACCAGCGGCCGTACCGTCCCCGTCAAGAGCAACGATCCCGCCAGAGCGTTCAAGGTGCTCAACGCGCTGTGCAGACACAATAACTTGTCAAACACGGTCAGGGAGCAGAGGTTCCATGAGCGGCCGGCgctcaagaggaagaggaagctgagggagaggtggagggcgaggttcAAGGATGGGTTTGTGGCGGTTATCGACCGGACGATGGAGTTGAGGAAGCAGGGGTGGTAA
- a CDS encoding hypothetical protein (COG:A; EggNog:ENOG503NWI5), whose translation MAYNPYGAPPYGAPPSYAAFPGATHAPGMAPPPGLGPPPGMSSAPGMAPPPGVQQSSLPAQANRPSGLPASFQPPPNLPNINFNAPVIRLGSTVPPLKPGASLTDRRDSHTPTSARPGLGSDRHDQSRAQMRENIQSLVPPTPEERLRTIFVHKIPSGVGGEEGIQKLLNAVGRVQRWGSAQSHLSEHKGDLFGFAQYEDPESLALAVELLKDVEVPVKKQAPIENPPADEDDKFEDIEKVKLQVVVDSSTERYIESWKEALPDDSNYDARLYEARQSLKHFIRNLFYPRAGGGRDAEGDTAMGNGMNGIGDNIEVINIPIAPEDDLADIPAEMRATVAAEIAAFRDRSNRRDLERLRREEEFEEQERQRNGAPRKSRLDSPPPGANSNNIPLGPRGVPNAPSGPRGQNRGIDFVNGGTTNGHGPQIRDDDDTDADDEELYERELSKQRAEEDKAYLEAERKWVNRERQRAAALERERERERVETEGFARRKEDQLDKEKNWDDEREASRKVHLYYRDHSQWIRDRTAFRNQEAARDEMDRRQEQEELRKAEADMEHARDMADSFLERQAEVMTAHRPAAPAAAPAAPQKVTISFGAAAQKVAQRAATTRRTVAEVEGLLDDDEQDKTTKRTLIPIKFEPITDTKAMTEEDIANAVRALAQEIPVDKEGLWAWDVKWDYLEEGIIRDKLRPFVEKKVVEFLGVQEQFLVDVVEEHLRKHQKPAELVETLGEALDEDAEDLVKKLWRMVIFFTESEKRGLPA comes from the exons ATGGCATACAATCCTTATGGAG CCCCGCCTTATGGCGCTCCTCCCAGCTATGCTGCCTTCCCGGGCGCTACTCATGCTCCTGGAATGGCACCACCTCCCGGTCTAG GGCCCCCTCCAGGCATGTCCTCTGCCCCTGGAATGGCACCACCCCCGGGTGTCCAGCAGTCTAGTCTCCCTGCTCAAGCTAATCGACCAAGCGGCCTGCCTGCATCCTTTCAACCACCGCCCAATCTTCCCAACATCAACTTCAACGCTCCGGTGATTCGCCTCGGCTCCACCGTCCCGCCTCTCAAGCCTGGCGCCTCTCTGACCGATCGAAGAGATTCTCATACCCCCACATCAGCCAGACCTGGTCTTGGTTCAGACAGGCACGACCAGTCCCGGGCGCAGATGAGAGAGAATATACAGTCACTAGTaccacccacccccgagGAGCGACTGCGAACAATATTCGTGCACAAGATTCCGAGTGGCGTGGGTGGCGAAGAGGGAATTCAAAAGCTGTTGAACGCAGTTGGCAGGGTGCAAAGATGGGGCTCGGCTCAGTCCCATCTGTCAGAGCACAAGGGGGACTTGTTTGGTTTTGCTCAGTACGAAGACCCTGAATCACTTGCCCTCGCAGTCGAGTTACTCAAAGACGTCGAGGTACCCGTGAAGAAACAAGCGCCGATCGAGAACCCTCCCgccgacgaagacgacaaaTTCGAGGACATTGAGAAAGTCAAGTTGCAGGTTGTGGTAGACTCCAGTACCGAAAGGTACATTGAGTCTTGGAAGGAAGCACTCCCTGATGACTCCAACTACGACGCGAGGTTGTACGAGGCTCGGCAATCTCTCAAACATTTCATTCGGAACCTGTTCTACCCCAGAGCTGGCGGTGGCAGGGATGCTGAAGGAGATACCGCCATGGGCAATGGCATGAATGGGATTGGCGACAATATTGAAGTGATCAATATCCCTATTGCGCCCGAGGATGACCTCGCCGATATTCCTGCTGAAATGCGCGCTACAGTTGCCGCCGAAATCGCTGCCTTCCGAGATCGGAGCAATCGTCGCGATCTGGAACGGCTtcgaagagaagaagagtttgaggagcAAGAGAGGCAACGTAATGGCGCGCCGAGGAAATCTCGACTTGactctcctccgccaggtgccaactccaacaacatTCCTCTTGGCCCACGTGGTGTTCCCAATGCGCCGTCAGGTCCTAGGGGGCAAAACCGGGGCATTGACTTTGTGAACGGAGGCACCACTAATGGTCACGGGCCGCAAATTCGAGATGACGACGATACAGatgccgacgacgaagagcTCTACGAGCGCGAGCTTTCCAAGCAGCGCGCAGAGGAGGATAAAGCTTACTTGGAGGCGGAGCGGAAGTGGGTTAATCGTGAGCGACAACGCGCCGCTGCCTTGGAGAGAGAACGTGAGCGTGAGAGGGTTGAGACAGAAGGTTTTGCTAGGAGGAAAGAGGATCAGTTGGATAAGGAGAAAAACTGGGATGACGAGAGGGAAGCATCGCGCAAGGTCCACCTCTACTACCGCGATCACAGTCAATGGATCCGAGATCGGACCGCGTTCCGCAATCAGGAGGCGGCACGCGACGAGATGGACCGAAGACAGGAACAGGAAGAGCTGCGCAAGGCTGAGGCCGATATGGAGCATGCCAGGGATATGGCTGACTCCTTCCTCGAGCGCCAAGCTGAGGTGATGACTGCCCATCGCCCTGCTGCCCCTGCGGCCGCCCCTGCAGCACCGCAGAAAGTTACCATTTCTTtcggtgctgctgctcaaaAGGTTGCCCAGCGCGCTGCCACTACACGGCGCACTGttgccgaggtggagggctTGTTGGACGATGACGAGCAAGACAAGACTACGAAGCGCACCCTTATACCCATCAAGTTTGAACCCATCACCGACACCAAGGCCATGACAGAGGAGGACATTGCGAATGCTGTCCGCGCGCTCGCTCAAGAAATTCCCGTCGACAAGGAAGGCTTGTGGGCCTGGGATGTCAAGTGGGACTACTTGGAGGAAGGCATCATCCGTGATAAGCTGAGGCCTTTTgttgagaagaaggttgttgaGTTTCTGGGTGTGCAAGAGCAGTTCCTGGTGgacgtggtggaggagcacTTGCGCAAACATCAGAAGCCAGCCGAGCTGGTTGAGACCCTCGGCGAGGCTCTGGATGAAGACGCGGAAGATCTTGTGAAGAAGCTTTGGCGCATGGTTATCTTCTTTACAGAGAGCGAGAAGCGCGGGTTGCCTGCCTGA